The Curtobacterium poinsettiae DNA segment GGTGTTCCCGTCGGCGCGGTGCGGGTCGGCGCCGGGTTGCGCTGATCGCCGCTCGGCGCTGGTCATCGATCGGCGCTCACGGTGTCGGGTACGAGGACCGGCAGCGCCGGGGACACCCGGTCGACCGTGTGGTCGTCGGGTCGACGGACGGAACAGCCGTACCGCGAGACCTCGACGGTGACGTCCCGCTGACGGGGCGCCGATCCGAGTCCGGCCACGAGCACCACGGAGCCGTGGGGTCGGCCGTCGGCGCCCATCCGCACCGCGACCGAGGTCCCCGACGGCAGCGCGTGCACTGACAGGGTGCTCGCTGACCGGGTGCTCCGGGCTTGATCGGCGCTGCCGATCCCCACGGCGTCGAGGACCTCGGGAGCAGCGGCCCAGCGCAGGTCCTCGTCGGTGTGGACGGCAGCGGCTCGGAGCTGCTCGGCGAGCCCGCGGAACACCGCGACGGCGAGTGCTCCGGCACCGACGACCACGAGGTGGGACGCGGCGTCGACCCGGAGCACGCGGCCGCCCGGACAGTGCCCGAGGACGATCGCCGGCGTGCCGTCGCCGTCCTCGGGGACCGTTCCGGTCGGCGCCTCCGGCACACCGAGCGGTTCGAGCTCGGCGGGCTGGTCGGGCCCGGGCGGCGCGACGAACGCGACCGGAGGGGTCCCGGGGTCCGGCGACGCCGAACGGTGCAGCACCACGTCGACCAGGGCGCAGCACGCACCCGCGCCGAGCAGGACACCCTGCCCCGCGCCGCTGATCGGTGCGATGACCCCGGCCACGACGAGCGCGACCGCGGCCCCCACGACCACGCAACGAGCGGCGAACCGGGACATGACCCCATCGCACCAGGAACGAGTGGCTCAGCGCCGGCCCGGGACCCGATCTGTGGAGAAGTCGCCTACTGCACCAGGAAGAACTGCTCACCGATGTCGACGCGTGCACCGCGTTCGACGCGGTACCGCCGGCCGGGCTCGCAGCGGCGGATCGATCCGTCGATGTGCCGCACGACCGTGCCGTTGCCGGAGAACCGGTCGGAGACCCACAGGTCGTCGCCGTCGCGGCCGAGCTCGAGGTGCGTCTTCGACACGGACTTGCCCGGGTCGTGCACGGTCAGCAGGTCGTCGTACCGCTCCCCCGGCTGCGGTCGCGGCAGTCGGCCGAGCAGGCCCGTGCCGTGCACCCCGAGCCGCTCGCCCGTGCTGAAGTGCAGCACGAACGGCGCCCGGGTCGGGGTCTTCGCGACGATGCGGGTCTCGTCGACGTCCTCGTCGGGGTCGTCGAGCGCATCGGCCACCGCGTGCGACTCCGACCGGTCGACGGGCGGGAGCGGCAGCGCGGGTCCGGTCGCTCCCGGGATCGGGGGCAGCGGTGCAGCAGCGGGCGCGCCCGTGGTGGTGGCGGACGGCACCGAGGAGGGGACGGTGGCGGAACCGGGCACCGGCGGGATCGGCGTGCGCGGCACGGCGGACGTCCCGGTCGGCGGATCGGGCTCGATCACCGGGGCAGCGTGCGCCCCGCGGGGGCGTCGGCCGACATCGGACTGCTCGACCTCGGCGCGCAGGGACTCGTCGTCCATCGGGATCCCGTGGTGCGGCTCGTCGCCTGCGGCGCGCGCATCGGACCCGGTCGAACCCGCGGGCTCAGCCGGACCCGGGTCAGACCCGTCCGGTTCGTCCGGCTCGTTGCCCGCGTCGGGGGCCTGCGTGCCGTCGGACTCCTCGGCTGCCCAGTCGGGTCGGGTCATCGGCAGCGGCATGACCGGGCCGGTGAAGGCCGCGGTGACCGCCGGACGGACGGCTCCGCACTCGCCGCAGAAGATGTCATCGGGCTCGAGCCGGTTGCCGCAGACGTGGCAGATGGTCGTCTCGTGCATGCCCGGGGTGACGAGCGGGGCCGGACGGGGCGGTCGACGGTCGATCAGCGGCTCGACCACGGCGGTGTCCCCGGGCTGCGGGGGCGACACGACGGCCGGCTGGTCCTCGGTGGCGCTCTTCTCCGACGCGGCCACGACCAGCTCGTCGGGCTCCGTCCCGGAGGCGTTGCTGCCCTCGTGTGTTTCCTGGGCCTGCCGGGCGAGCTCTTCGTCTGACGCAGGAGCAGCGGTGTGCTGCTCGGTGTCCTGCTCGGTGTCCGGCTCGGAAGCAGGTTCGGCGGGTGCTCCCGGCATCGGCGGGACGACCGGGTCGGCCGGCGCCTCGGCAGCCGCGGTACCGCGGCCCACCCACCAGGACGGACCAGCGGGTGCCGCCGGGGGTGCGGTGGGAGCTGGCGGTGCCCACACCGGCACGGAGGGCTCGGCAGCGGGCTGCGGCTCGACGGACTGGGGCTCGACGGGCTGGGGCTCGACGGGCTGTCGCGCCGCCTGGTCCGGGACCGACGACGCAGCATCGCGGATCGGGTCCTCGGGCGTCTCGGGGCGACCGGGAGCCGGCGCGATCCGCGTGCGTTCGGGGTCGTCGGCATCGAGGGGTCCGGACGGGTACGCGTCGGGATCGAGGGGAGGCTCGGACTCGGACTGGCTCGGTGCACCCGACCAGTCCTCGAGCCCGGACCCGGCACCGTGCACGTGGGAGGGGGCCTGGCGCGGGGCGAAGTCGTCGGGCCGCTGCACCGGCACGGGTGCCGGCGGTTCGGTCCCACGACGGTCGGCACCGGTGAGCCAGGCACGCGTGGCGGGATCCAGCGTGGCTTCGGGCAACCAGGCGTCGGAGGCCGGGTCGGACCGTCGGCCGTGGGCGTCGGGTTGTTGCAACGGTGGCGGCGGTGCCTGTTCGACGGGGGTCGGCGCGACCGGGCGACGGTTCGCCGCGGCGGTGACCGCGCGTCCGCACTCACCGCAGAAGATCGCTCCGTCCGGGAGCATCGATCCGCAGTGTTCGCATCTGATCACGTGGTGCCTCTGTCCTCACTCGGCCGTCCACGACGCGCGTCCGGCCTCTGGACATCGTAGTCGCCGTGCCCCGACGCAGCCTGGCCGTCGGTCGTCCGACGGGACCGTGCCGACGGACGGCGTCCCGTTCCCCGCAGTGACCGGAGCGAGACGGCGGTGCGGAACCGCTCCCGCCGGGTCCGCCCCCTCCGGAGCGAACCGATCGCGTCGTCGGTCGCCGACCACATGCGGTCTGCGGTGGTCTGGTCGGCATCGCTCGGACCGAACACCGCACGGTCGGCCAGCGCGGCGAGTCCGGCGCCGCCGTCGCCCGGTGCACCGACCACGGCTTCGCGTCGGGTGGCGGACCGCCGCACGTCGTGCCCGCGGTCGAGCAGTGCGTCACGGTACTCGTCCCAGGCGCCGACGATGCGACCGCGGGGTGTGGTGGCGTTCCGCCGTCGTCGGCGCCGCAGCCGCTTCAGCAGCACGATCACGGCGAACGGCAGCAGGACGAGCGCGACCACACCGAGGGTCCCGAGGGCCCAGGGCAGCACCGCGAGCAGGATCTGGAGCCAGAGCGGCTGCACCGGCGGCGTGTTCCGGTCGCTCTCGGGCGGCGCCTGCTGGTCCTGGTCCTGCTGGTCGACCGGGGGCGGCGGCACGACCGTCTCCGGTCGGGTGACCGGCTGCGGGGTCTGCTGCTGCTCGTTCGGGATCTCGCGCACCTCGGGGTTGGGATTGAGCATCACCCATCCCCACTGCGCCGTGTCCACCTCGATGCGGGCCGTGACGTCGGACCCACGGAAGGTCGTCGTCCCGCCACGCACTGCGGCGCCGTCGCGGCCCGAGTCTCCCCCGGCCGTGAAGCCCATCACGACCCGTGCGGGGAACCCGATCTCGTCCGCCATCAGCGCAGCCGCCGCGGCGTACTGCTCCTGGTCCCCGATCATCAGGGGTGCGGTGAGGAGCTCCTGGACACGGTCCGCGCCGTGGCCGGACCGACTCATCCGTTCGTCGCCCACACCGTGGCTGACGTACCCGTTCCGCTGCAGGGACTGCACCGCGGCGAGGAGCTTCGCACCGGGTGCCGACACGTCCTTCGTCGTGGACTCCACGGTGTCGCGCACGGCGTCGGGGACGTCCCGTGCGGTGGGCACGGCGGCGCTCCCCGGGCGCGCGGTGGCCAGCTGCCGTTCCGTCGGCTGGTCGGGCAGCACCGCCGTCAGGTCGTAGGACGTGCCGTCCCCCACTCCGCCGACCACGGCGCCGGTGCCGGTCGATCCGTTGTAGAAGAAGGCGCCGCGCTCGTCGTCGGCGTCCTGCCCGGTGAACTCCACGCGCTCCAGGTCACCGACCGTCGGCAGCCACACACCGCGGTACCCGTCGACCGTCACACCGACGTCGACCGTGGTGCCCCGGACGCCACGGACGTCGACCGCGGTCGGCACACGTTCGAAGGTGCCCGAGCCGGCCGAGCCGTCTGCCCCGCCCACGCGGTAGACGACGCCGTCGTAGGTGTCGAGCGTCGCGATGCGGACGAACCCGCCCTCGGGCAGGCCGGTCACCCGGAGCTGGGTCGCGTCCGAGGCGGTGGACTCCTCGTACGCGCGGAACCCGCTGAGCGGACTGACGTAGTCGCGCGGGTCGAACGGCTTCACGACGTCCGTGCGTGCGACGGTGCGCTCACCCGACGGAGGTGCGACGAGTCCGAGTCCGGTCGCCACGACCGCCGCCGCCACGATGGTGCCGGTTCCCACCAGGGCGGGACGGACGATCGACCGCGCCACCGGCACGCGTGCACCGATGGTGGTCGCCACCGCGACCGCGCGACGCGCGTGCCGCACGGTCAGCGCCCAGACGAGGGCGAGGCCGACCAGGACGACCGCGGTCAGGATCGACGTGTCGAGCCGGCTCGGCCCGACGACGACGCCCACCGCGAAGAGCACCAGTGCCGGGATGCTCGCGAGTTCCTGCCTGGAGGCGCGGGTCGCCACGCTCACGGCCGTCACCGTGGCCACGAGCAGCGTCACGGAGTACGGCACGAGGAGCGCCTCGTAGGAGCCCACCGGCAGGCTGATGGTCACCAGCTGCTTCCAGCCGAGGGCGACGCCGGCGAAGAGGTCGAGGAGTCCGCGTCCGGTGGGCAGCAGGCCGTTGGCCTGACTCGGCACGGCGGCGGGGACGCCGGTGAGTGTGAAGGCGGCGACGCTCGCGATCGCCACGACGGCGGTCGGCAGCCGGAACAGGGTGCCGAGGAGCGCGACGACCGTCCCGACGACGATCGCCGTGACGGCGGCCGTGATCATCGCGCCGTCCCGGTACACCGGCCACCAGGACGTGCTCGCGACGGCCAGCAACAGCCAGACCGCCAGCGTGCCGCCGGCGAGCCGGAACGGCACGAGCCGCCGTGCGTCGCGACGGTCGGAACGCCGCGTCGAGCGCCTCGCCCGGTCCACGGCGGGGGCCGGGGCGGTCACGGGAGCGCCGCTCATGCTGCCGACGCCGATCGGTGCAGGGCGTGCCGGAGGTCGTCCAGGTAGCCGATGGTCATCACCGTCAGACCCGCGACGCGCAGGAACCGCGGCTGGGCCTCGGGCTCGCAGATCACCGCGACGACCTCCACCCCGACGGGGAACCGCGTGGCGGCGAGTCGGAGCGCGGGCAGGCCGACGGTCGACCCCACCACGAGGAACGCGACGGAGATGCCCTCGGTGTCGCTCCCGACGATCCGGGAGACCTCGGCGATCGGCAGGCACGCGTCAGCGAGGCCGACCGAGGCGAAGTCGTCGAGCAGGCGCGTCGGCGTCACAGTGGGGAGCGTCCGCACGGCGTACACGGCACGCTTCGCGAACTCGGGCGTGCGCTGGGACACCACGACCGAGACCTCACGGCCGTCGCGGATCGCCCGCGCGCCGAGGGACGCGGCCGCGCTCACCGCGAGCTCGAACTCCTCGTCGTCGGCGAACTCACCTCGGGCGATGCCGAGCGCGACGACGAGGTGCGAGCGACGGGTGTCCTCGAACTGCCGGACCATGAGCGCGCCGGACTTGGCCGTCGACTTCCAGTGGATGGTGCGCGGGTCGTCGCCGGGCATGTACTCGCGGATGGCGTGGAAGGCGATGTCCGCGGGCGACAGGTCCGTCGTCGCCTGCCCCTCGAGGTCGCGCACCAGGCCGGTGCTCGTCGACGGGATCGCGATCGTGCGCGGGTGCACGATGACCTGCTCGCGGGCGGTCCAGACGAGCTCGCGGCGGACGAGTCCCACCGGGTCGGCGCGGACACCCGTCACCGGACCGACGTCGAGCACCCCGCGGCGGAGCGTCGGGACCGGGACCTGCCGCTCGAAGGTACCGTGCGGCCCGATGGCCGGGATCGCGACGTCGACCAGGCCGGATCCGACCGGCACCTCGACGGTGGTCGGCACCGACGGCAGACGCGTGGGGTTCTCGGCCGTGATGACCACGCCGGCGTCGTCGCCGACCGCCACACGGTGCTGCGGCAGCCGCATCCGGATCGCCAGCCGCGACCGGCCGATCAACGCCATCGCGGCGACCACCGCGAGCACGGCGCCGGCGAACCCGACGACGACGATCTCCCGCAGCCCGAACCGGTAGCCGGTCACGAACGCGACGAGCGTCAGGGCGGCGACCGTCCACCCGAGCCCGGTGACGACGGACGAGACCTCGCTCCAGAGACGCAGGACGAGCCTCCAGGCCGTTGCCCAGAGCCGGACGATCCCGATGACCGCATCAGCTGCCACGCCCTCACGGTCACCGACGATGCGCGTCCGGACGTTGGTCATGCCGGTGACCGTCCCCGTGCGCTCGTACGCCGTCGTGCCACGACGCGACCGCGTCGAGGACGGACGGCGCGAGCGCGTGGAGACGGGCCGGCGGTCCGTCACGTCGTGACCCGGTCGGCGGGCGGCGAGGTCTCCACCAGGAGCTGCGCGATGACGCTCGGCGCGCTGACGCCGTCGAACTCGGCCTCGGCGTCGAGCACCAGGCGGTGCGCGAGGACCGGGACGGCCAGCGCTTTCACGTCGTCCGGCGTGACGTAGTGCCGGCCGCTCAGCGCCGCGAGGACACGGGAAGCGCGGATCAGGCCCATCGCCCCACGGACGCTCACGCCGAGCCGGACCTCGCTCGCGGAGCGGGTCGCGTCCACCAGGCGGGCGACGTAGTCGGCGATCACGGCATCGACGTGCACCGTGCGCGCCAGCGCGGCCATCTCGGTGATGGTCGCGGCGGGCACGACGCTCGCCAGCGGGACCGAAGCCGACGGTGCGGACGAGGTCTCGAGGATCTTCACCGTCGCGGCGTGGTCGGGGTAGCCGATGGAGGTCTTCATGAGGAAGCGGTCGAGCTGCGCCTCGGGCAGGCGGTAGGTGCCGGCCTGCTCGATCGGGTTCTGGGTCGCGATGACCATGAAGGGCGCGGCGAGACGATGGCTGACGCCGTCGACCGTGATCGCGGACTCCTCCATCGCCTCGAGCAGCGCGGACTGGGTCTTCGGGCTCGCACGGTTGATCTCGTCGGCGAGCACGATGTTCGCGAAGACCGGCCCGCGGTGGAAGTCGAACTCCTGCGTCCGCTGGTCGTAGACGCTGATGCCGGTGATGTCGCCCGGTAGCAGATCAGGGGTGAACTGGATGCGGTTCGTGGTGCCCTGCACGCTCTGCGCCATCGCCCGGGCGAGGCTCGTCTTGCCCGTTCCGGGGACGTCCTCGAGGAGCAGGTGCCCCTCGCTGAGCATCGCCGTGACCGCGAGGCGGATCACGAACGTCTTCCCGAGGAGCACCTGCTCGACGTTGGTCACGATGCGGCCTGCGACGTCGGCGAACCAGGTGGCCTGCTCCGGGGTCATGCTCATGCGGGGTGGTCCTTCGGTCGTGGGGAGAGGTGCGGCGGAGGGCGGGTCTGGGCAGGTCGGGCGGGCGTCAGCCGCCGGGAGCGGGTTCCGGGGCGGGCTGCTCGGGAGCTGGCTGCTCCGGTTCCGGTGCCGCATCGATCGACGCGCTCGGCGGGTTCGGGTCCTCGTGGCCGTCGACGATCGCCGCGACGTACACG contains these protein-coding regions:
- a CDS encoding zinc-ribbon domain-containing protein, producing the protein MIRCEHCGSMLPDGAIFCGECGRAVTAAANRRPVAPTPVEQAPPPPLQQPDAHGRRSDPASDAWLPEATLDPATRAWLTGADRRGTEPPAPVPVQRPDDFAPRQAPSHVHGAGSGLEDWSGAPSQSESEPPLDPDAYPSGPLDADDPERTRIAPAPGRPETPEDPIRDAASSVPDQAARQPVEPQPVEPQSVEPQPAAEPSVPVWAPPAPTAPPAAPAGPSWWVGRGTAAAEAPADPVVPPMPGAPAEPASEPDTEQDTEQHTAAPASDEELARQAQETHEGSNASGTEPDELVVAASEKSATEDQPAVVSPPQPGDTAVVEPLIDRRPPRPAPLVTPGMHETTICHVCGNRLEPDDIFCGECGAVRPAVTAAFTGPVMPLPMTRPDWAAEESDGTQAPDAGNEPDEPDGSDPGPAEPAGSTGSDARAAGDEPHHGIPMDDESLRAEVEQSDVGRRPRGAHAAPVIEPDPPTGTSAVPRTPIPPVPGSATVPSSVPSATTTGAPAAAPLPPIPGATGPALPLPPVDRSESHAVADALDDPDEDVDETRIVAKTPTRAPFVLHFSTGERLGVHGTGLLGRLPRPQPGERYDDLLTVHDPGKSVSKTHLELGRDGDDLWVSDRFSGNGTVVRHIDGSIRRCEPGRRYRVERGARVDIGEQFFLVQ
- a CDS encoding DUF3488 and transglutaminase-like domain-containing protein, whose translation is MSGAPVTAPAPAVDRARRSTRRSDRRDARRLVPFRLAGGTLAVWLLLAVASTSWWPVYRDGAMITAAVTAIVVGTVVALLGTLFRLPTAVVAIASVAAFTLTGVPAAVPSQANGLLPTGRGLLDLFAGVALGWKQLVTISLPVGSYEALLVPYSVTLLVATVTAVSVATRASRQELASIPALVLFAVGVVVGPSRLDTSILTAVVLVGLALVWALTVRHARRAVAVATTIGARVPVARSIVRPALVGTGTIVAAAVVATGLGLVAPPSGERTVARTDVVKPFDPRDYVSPLSGFRAYEESTASDATQLRVTGLPEGGFVRIATLDTYDGVVYRVGGADGSAGSGTFERVPTAVDVRGVRGTTVDVGVTVDGYRGVWLPTVGDLERVEFTGQDADDERGAFFYNGSTGTGAVVGGVGDGTSYDLTAVLPDQPTERQLATARPGSAAVPTARDVPDAVRDTVESTTKDVSAPGAKLLAAVQSLQRNGYVSHGVGDERMSRSGHGADRVQELLTAPLMIGDQEQYAAAAALMADEIGFPARVVMGFTAGGDSGRDGAAVRGGTTTFRGSDVTARIEVDTAQWGWVMLNPNPEVREIPNEQQQTPQPVTRPETVVPPPPVDQQDQDQQAPPESDRNTPPVQPLWLQILLAVLPWALGTLGVVALVLLPFAVIVLLKRLRRRRRRNATTPRGRIVGAWDEYRDALLDRGHDVRRSATRREAVVGAPGDGGAGLAALADRAVFGPSDADQTTADRMWSATDDAIGSLRRGRTRRERFRTAVSLRSLRGTGRRPSARSRRTTDGQAASGHGDYDVQRPDARRGRPSEDRGTT
- a CDS encoding DUF58 domain-containing protein; its protein translation is MTNVRTRIVGDREGVAADAVIGIVRLWATAWRLVLRLWSEVSSVVTGLGWTVAALTLVAFVTGYRFGLREIVVVGFAGAVLAVVAAMALIGRSRLAIRMRLPQHRVAVGDDAGVVITAENPTRLPSVPTTVEVPVGSGLVDVAIPAIGPHGTFERQVPVPTLRRGVLDVGPVTGVRADPVGLVRRELVWTAREQVIVHPRTIAIPSTSTGLVRDLEGQATTDLSPADIAFHAIREYMPGDDPRTIHWKSTAKSGALMVRQFEDTRRSHLVVALGIARGEFADDEEFELAVSAAASLGARAIRDGREVSVVVSQRTPEFAKRAVYAVRTLPTVTPTRLLDDFASVGLADACLPIAEVSRIVGSDTEGISVAFLVVGSTVGLPALRLAATRFPVGVEVVAVICEPEAQPRFLRVAGLTVMTIGYLDDLRHALHRSASAA
- a CDS encoding AAA family ATPase; its protein translation is MSMTPEQATWFADVAGRIVTNVEQVLLGKTFVIRLAVTAMLSEGHLLLEDVPGTGKTSLARAMAQSVQGTTNRIQFTPDLLPGDITGISVYDQRTQEFDFHRGPVFANIVLADEINRASPKTQSALLEAMEESAITVDGVSHRLAAPFMVIATQNPIEQAGTYRLPEAQLDRFLMKTSIGYPDHAATVKILETSSAPSASVPLASVVPAATITEMAALARTVHVDAVIADYVARLVDATRSASEVRLGVSVRGAMGLIRASRVLAALSGRHYVTPDDVKALAVPVLAHRLVLDAEAEFDGVSAPSVIAQLLVETSPPADRVTT